Part of the Schistocerca cancellata isolate TAMUIC-IGC-003103 chromosome 9, iqSchCanc2.1, whole genome shotgun sequence genome is shown below.
ggccgtcttccgctcacgccccaacatcgtgcagcccgcctccagtggtgtcgcgacaggcgtgaatggagggacgaatggagacgtgtcgtcttcagcgatgagagtcgcttctgccttggtgccaatgatggtcgtatgcgtgtttggcgccgtgcaggtgagcgccacaatcaggactgcatacgaccgaggcacacagggccaacacccggcatcatggtgtggggagcgatctcctacactggccgtacaccactggtgatcgtcgaggggacactcaatagtgcacggtacatccaaactgtcatcgatcccatcgttctaccattcctagaccggcaagggaacttgctgttccaacaggacaatgcacgtacatgtatcccgtgccacccaacgtgctctagaaggtgtaagtcaactaccctggccagcaagatctccggatctgtcccccattgagcatgtttgggactggatgaagcgtcgtctcacgcggtctgcacgtccagcacgaacgctggtccaactgaggcgccaggtggaaatggcatggcaagccgttccacaggactacatccagcatctctacgatcgtctccatgggagaatagcagcctgcattgctgcgaaaggtggatatacactgtactagtgccgacattgtgcatgctctgtcgcccgtgtctatgtgcctgtggttctgtcagtgtgatcatgtgatgtatctgaccccaggaatgtgtcaataaagtttccccttcctgggacaaggaattcacggtgttcttatttcaatttccaggagtgtatatgttaataACCGTAATTCTTATATAGCTGGAGCTATTAATTTCGTATCGGTACTCTCATATTTACGtgattttaaaaatttgtgaacacccagaacgtATACCTACCTCTGAATGGTACCCTCCAAAGCTAAAAAGTGATAACACTAATTTTTCCTTGTATGTCGCAGCTTCAAGAACAGCGACGGCTCGGAACGGGCCGAGGAGGGAGAGCTGACGGCGGACGGCTCGCCCGACGTGTCCGGTTCGTACACCAGGGTGTCGCCCAAGACGGGCGCCGTCTACGTCGTCACCTATCGTGCCGACAAGCACGGCTTCCACGTCATCAGCAGGCCGCTGGGCAAGGACCAGCCGGGAGAGGCGTACGCGAGGCTCCACAGGCGGCAATTCTGACCGCAACACCTGCTTCAATCATACTAGGCGCCGTGACAGCGAGGTGGACATAGCGACGCAGCGAATTCGCCCACGCACTTCCTTCATCTAAACAAAACTGCAATCTGGCAATGCGAACTTCTTCAACATCTCTTATGTTCCGATGTCACCAGAGGTCACTAAGGCAGTATACTGTAAAGAGAGCAAACATGCGATCTCGGTATTGGAATGACAAGCGTACTGCTTGCTAGAGGTTCTTCGCTTACCGGAACAATAcccttacaaaaattatttctCTGTTTTTCACATCCGAACATCCCTCTACGTCCAGCATATGGTAACTTTTCAAAACGAATAAATTACTGATTCGCACTGTACAGAAAAGTCTAAAACCGTACGATATTGCAGTTGTTAATTATTATCTTATCATTAGTAGCGATAAACCCATCGTTTGAGATTTAAACTTGCGCGATtaatttattactgaaaataaCTCTGTAT
Proteins encoded:
- the LOC126100396 gene encoding endocuticle structural glycoprotein SgAbd-5-like encodes the protein MNPATLMLIAAMWCSVLGAPPQINAKDATIIQQENDFNGLSPWRWSFKNSDGSERAEEGELTADGSPDVSGSYTRVSPKTGAVYVVTYRADKHGFHVISRPLGKDQPGEAYARLHRRQF